In the genome of Maribacter forsetii DSM 18668, the window AGTATCCGTTGCTTCGGTTGCTACAAAAATGTCGTTAACCATTCCGGTACTATTCGGAGTGTTCTTCTATAAAGAGTCACTTGGAGTATTAGAAATTATAGGAATCATATTAGCCTTATTAGCCGTTTACTTTACTTCATTAAAAGAAAAGAAGATCAAAGCGGAGAAATGGGCTTTTGCACTACCTGTTTTGGTCTTTCTAGGTTCCGGAACTATCGATACCAGCATAAAGTATTTTCAAGATGCACATATGCCCGAAGAGGAATATGCCTTGTTCTCAGCTACGGTTTTTGCCGCTGCAGGTATATTCGGTTTGTTCTTCATAGCATTTAAATCTACCAAGCAACGACTTAAAATTAATTTCAAAAATATACTTGGCGGTATTTGCTTAGGTATACCTAATTATTTTTCCATCTACTTTTTACTAAAAGCGCTACAACATCCTACGTGGAACAGTGCTTCGGTTTTTACCATAAACAATGTTGCTATTGTTATGTTCTCAACTTTGCTTGGTATTTTACTTTTCAGAGAGCGCCTAACGATCAAAAACTGGTTTGGAATAGGATTGGCTATCTTTAGTATCATTCTAGTCGCTTTTGGTCAGCAACTAATGACTTTCATTTAAAATATACCGATTACTACAATGGACGCCTATAAAACAATCGCCAAACCATCTGGTCCTATTTTGTTCAAAGAGCGAAAGAGCAAGTTTTATGGCTATTGTTTTCCTGTTTCTGATGAAGAAACGATTAAAGAACATATTGAAGCTCTTAAAAAAGAATATCCCACAGCAAACCACGTATGCTATGCTTGGCAAATGGGTATTGAAACAAAATCATATCGCGCTAA includes:
- a CDS encoding EamA family transporter, translated to MMYLALSILFSSLIFVIFKLYAKYQVQTIYAIITNYFIACTVGVIYYNEPIHLAEIPQKSWFWGSVALGLLFILIFNLMAATSQKLGVSVASVATKMSLTIPVLFGVFFYKESLGVLEIIGIILALLAVYFTSLKEKKIKAEKWAFALPVLVFLGSGTIDTSIKYFQDAHMPEEEYALFSATVFAAAGIFGLFFIAFKSTKQRLKINFKNILGGICLGIPNYFSIYFLLKALQHPTWNSASVFTINNVAIVMFSTLLGILLFRERLTIKNWFGIGLAIFSIILVAFGQQLMTFI